A stretch of Ipomoea triloba cultivar NCNSP0323 chromosome 13, ASM357664v1 DNA encodes these proteins:
- the LOC116002144 gene encoding phosphatidylinositol 4-phosphate 5-kinase 1-like, which yields MMLTTDDMPTTKKGDGEEEEERGKVLDVSSLTAASTAASSVIIIPRSKSQAASRRVTPTTSAITGPTVAGEAVVEKHLPNGDLYIGDFSGNAPHGSGKYLWTDGCMYEGEWKRGKASGKGKFSWPSGATFQGEFKSGRMEGSGTFIGSDGDMYKGSWSADRKHGFGQKHYSNGDYYEGHWKRNLQEGQGRYMWKNGNEYAGEWKTGMIHGRGVLIWANGNRYDGNWESGVPKGHGVFTWPDGSCYIGCWSKDNKTSQVLNGTFYPAQNTKPKDNLDIINFKEEGFGPKLAAPLMAAENFGKKRTSMDGGRLTMTSTTERNFPRICIWESDGDAGDITCDIIDTAEASMIYRDGSPMDGYGTRPFRSNPCCFNGDIKKPGQTISKGHKNYDLMLNLQLGIRYSVGKHASILRDLKISDFDPKEKFWTRFPSQGSKLTPPHQTGEFWWKDYCPLVFRHLREKFQVDPADYMLAICGNDALRELSSPGKSGSFFYLTQDDRFMIKTVKKSEVKVLLRMLHSYYQHICRYENSLVTKFYGVHCVKPVGGVKTRFIVMGNLFCSEYRIHRRFDLKGSSHGRTTSKPEGEIDETTTLKDLDLNYVFRLQQNWYQELIKQIERDCEFLESERIMDYSLLVGIHFREDNAGDKMGLSPFLLRTGKSDSYQNEKYMRGCRFLEAELQNMDMILAGRKPMIRLGANMPARAEPLARKSDFDQYSPGGFYSLPPSYSGEMNEVILYFGIIDILQDYDITKKLEHAYKSLQADPTSISAVDPKLYSRRFRDFIGRIFIEDR from the exons ATGATGTTAACGACGGATGATATGCCCACCACGAAGAAGGGAGAtggggaggaggaggaggagagggGGAAGGTTCTAGATGTTTCTAGTCTTACTGCCGCGAGTACGGCGGCGAGTTCCGTTATTATTATTCCTCGGAGCAAATCTCAGGCGGCCTCCCGGAGAGTGACGCCGACTACTAGTGCCATCACGGGGCCCACAGTAGCCGGGGAGGCCGTAGTGGAGAAGCACCTCCCCAACGGGGATCTGTATATCGGGGACTTCTCCGGCAACGCGCCGCACGGATCCGGGAAGTATTTATGGACGGACGGGTGCATGTACGAGGGGGAGTGGAAGCGAGGGAAGGCCTCCGGGAAAGGGAAATTTTCGTGGCCGTCGGGGGCGACTTTCCAGGGGGAATTCAAGTCGGGTCGGATGGAGGGGTCCGGCACCTTCATAGGCTCCGACGGGGACATGTACAAGGGCTCCTGGTCCGCGGATCGGAAACACGGGTTCGGGCAGAAACACTACAGCAATGGCGACTACTATGAGGGGCATTGGAAGAGGAATTTGCAGGAGGGGCAAGGAAGGTATATGTGGAAAAATGGGAACGAATACGCCGGAGAATGGAAAACCGGAATGATTCACGGCCGGGGGGTTTTAATTTGGGCTAACGGAAACCGTTACGACGGGAATTGGGAAAGTGGGGTCCCCAAAGGCCACGGCGTTTTCACTTGGCCGGACGGGAGCTGCTACATTGGGTGCTGGAGCAAAGACAATAAAACCAGTCAGGTCTTAAATGGTACTTTTTACCCTGCTCAGAACACAAAGCCGAAGGACAATCTCGACATTattaatttcaaagaagaagGATTCGGCCCTAAGCTAGCCGCGCCATTAATGGCGGCGGAGAATTTCGGGAAGAAGAGGACTTCAATGGACGGCGGCCGGTTGACTATGACTTCCACGACGGAGAGGAATTTCCCGAGGATTTGCATATGGGAGTCCGACGGCGACGCCGGCGATATAACCTGCGATATTATTGACACCGCCGAGGCCTCCATGATTTACCGGGACGGGTCACCGATGGACGGGTACGGAACCCGCCCGTTTAGAAGCAACCCGTGTTGCTTTAATGGCGATATTAAGAAGCCGGGGCAAACCATATCCAAAGGCCACAAGAATTATGATTTGATGCTTAATCTCCAGTTGGGCATTAG GTATTCTGTTGGAAAACATGCTTCTATATTGAGAGACCTTAAAATCAGTGATTTTGATCCCAAGGAGAAGTTCTGGACTAGGTTTCCTTCACAAGGCTCTAAACTCACCCCTCCCCACCAGACTGGGGAGTTTTGGTGGAAGGATTATTGCCCCTTGGTGTTTag GCATTTGAGGGAGAAATTCCAGGTGGATCCTGCTGATTATATGCTGGCGATTTGCGGGAATGATGCTCTAAGAGAGCTTTCATCCCCCGGGAAGAGCGGAAGCTTCTTTTATTTGACTCAGGACGATAGATTCATGATCAAAACTGTAAAAAAATCTGAAGTCAAG GTGCTTCTTAGGATGCTACATAGTTACTATCAGCATATTTGTCGATACGAAAATTCCCTTGTAACAAAGTTTTATGGCGTCCATTGTGTCAAACCAGTTGGGGGTGTGAAG ACGCGGTTTATTGTGATGGGCAACTTGTTCTGCTCGGAATACCGAATTCACAGACGGTTTGACCTGAAAGGCTCCTCTCATGGCCGCACAACAAGTAAACCCGAGGGAGAGATTGATGAAACCACGACTCTTAAAGACCTTGACCTCAATTATGTCTTTCGGCTCCAGCAAAATTGGTACCAAGAACTAATCAA ACAAATCGAACGAGACTGTGAGTTTTTGGAGTCAGAGAGAATAATGGATTATAGCCTTCTTGTTGGCATCCACTTCCGTGAAGATAATGCTGGTGACAAAATGGGTTTGTCACCATTTCTATTGCGGACAG GAAAGAGCGATTCATATCAAAATGAAAAGTATATGCGTGGCTGTAGATTCCTCGAAGCAGAGCTGCAGAACATGGACATGATTCTTGCTGGCCG GAAACCCATGATCCGCTTAGGCGCTAACATGCCTGCTAGGGCAGAGCCGCTGGCTCGAAAGAGTGATTTTGATCAGTACTCCCCGGGTGGGTTTTATAGTTTGCCACCTTCCTACAGTGGCGAAATGAACGAGGTAATCCTATACTTTGGGATCATCGATATTCTCCAAGACTACGATATTACCAAGAAACTGGAGCATGCATACAAATCCTTACAAGCTGATCCAACCTCCATCTCTGCGGTCGACCCAAAGCTGTACTCTAGAAGGTTTCGTGATTTCATCGGGAGAATCTTCATTGAAGACAGGTAA